A genomic window from Herbiconiux aconitum includes:
- a CDS encoding cation diffusion facilitator family transporter, translated as MSTSGGNKAILAALGANLGIAVTKFIAFFFSGSSSMLAEGVHSLADSGNQLLLLLGGRRAKKKADKEHPFGYGRERYVYAFVVSIILFSVGGVFSIYEGIEKLAEPHPIENAWLPILVLVIAMVLEGFSLRTAVRESNHSRGKQSWVQFVRRAKAPELPVVLLEDTAALLGLAFAFIGVVLSVITGNGTWDGIGTLFIGALLVAVAVVLGMETKSLLVGEGASDVDTAAISGAIEGTANVDRLIHMKSLYLGPDELMVAAKIALPPESELRDVAATINQVEENIRSAVPVARVIYIEPDVYVPPVEVETSTEAIIIKSTD; from the coding sequence GTGAGCACATCGGGCGGCAACAAGGCGATTCTCGCGGCGTTGGGCGCCAACCTGGGCATCGCCGTGACGAAGTTCATCGCATTCTTCTTCTCGGGCTCCTCGTCGATGCTCGCGGAGGGCGTTCACTCGCTCGCCGATTCCGGCAACCAGCTGCTCCTGCTGCTCGGCGGAAGGCGGGCGAAGAAGAAGGCCGACAAGGAACATCCCTTCGGCTACGGCCGCGAGCGCTACGTCTACGCCTTCGTGGTGTCGATCATCCTGTTCTCCGTCGGAGGCGTGTTCTCGATCTACGAGGGCATCGAGAAGCTGGCGGAGCCGCACCCGATCGAGAACGCCTGGCTGCCGATCCTCGTGCTCGTGATCGCCATGGTGCTCGAGGGGTTCTCGCTGCGCACCGCCGTTCGCGAGAGCAACCATTCCCGCGGCAAGCAGAGCTGGGTGCAGTTCGTGCGCCGCGCCAAGGCGCCCGAGCTCCCGGTCGTGCTGCTCGAAGACACAGCAGCACTCCTCGGACTCGCCTTCGCCTTCATTGGTGTCGTGCTCTCCGTGATCACGGGCAACGGCACGTGGGACGGCATCGGAACCCTCTTCATCGGCGCCCTGCTGGTGGCGGTCGCCGTCGTGCTCGGCATGGAGACGAAGAGCCTGCTGGTGGGCGAAGGGGCGAGCGACGTCGACACGGCCGCCATCTCGGGAGCGATCGAGGGCACCGCGAACGTCGATCGCCTCATCCACATGAAGTCGCTCTACCTCGGGCCCGACGAATTGATGGTCGCCGCCAAGATCGCGCTGCCACCGGAAAGCGAGTTGCGCGATGTCGCGGCCACGATCAATCAGGTCGAGGAGAACATCCGCTCCGCCGTGCCGGTCGCCCGCGTCATCTACATCGAGCCCGACGTCTACGTGCCGCCGGTGGAGGTCGAGACCTCGACCGAGGCGATCATCATCAAGAGCACCGACTGA
- a CDS encoding ArsR/SmtB family transcription factor: protein MADIFSVIADPTRRQLLSLLLERYVSSDSPSASGAGEGEFSVSELVSQLELSQPTVSKHLKVLRDAGLVMVREEGQHRFYKIDVSPLEDVEDWIIPFLSADFDEAASDELWDNASDAVKSAAATFGQNVGRRAAATSHAVKSVADDLVSKLRR from the coding sequence ATGGCCGACATCTTCTCAGTGATCGCTGACCCCACCAGGCGTCAGCTCCTGTCGTTGCTGCTCGAGCGTTACGTCTCCTCCGACAGCCCGAGCGCATCCGGCGCGGGCGAGGGGGAGTTCAGCGTCTCGGAACTGGTGTCGCAGCTCGAACTGAGCCAGCCGACCGTCTCCAAGCACCTCAAGGTGCTGCGGGATGCGGGGTTGGTGATGGTGCGCGAGGAGGGCCAGCACCGCTTCTACAAGATCGACGTGTCGCCGCTCGAAGATGTGGAGGACTGGATCATCCCGTTCCTCTCCGCCGACTTCGACGAAGCCGCGTCGGACGAGCTGTGGGACAACGCGTCCGACGCCGTGAAGTCGGCCGCCGCGACCTTCGGCCAGAACGTGGGCCGGCGCGCCGCGGCCACCTCGCACGCGGTGAAGTCGGTGGCCGACGACCTGGTGTCGAAGCTGAGGCGCTGA
- the aspS gene encoding aspartate--tRNA(Asn) ligase, translated as MTERTLVKNLAASPDGPVAVSGWVDTVRDQKKVQFVVLRDESGAVQLVNPRTDETEEVAEIISGLSQGSFITVTGELKHDERVKLGGIEVKLATLVVETAAIPETPIAADSGIDKRMDWRFLDLRRPEQNLVFRVQTTLEHAWRTYWVEHDFIEIHTPKLMASASESRAELFEVDYFEGKAYLAQSPQFFKQMAQPAGFGKVFEVGPAFRADPSFTSRHATEFTSVDAEISWIDSHEDVMQLHEELMVAGLRAVKEKHGEEIKALFDVDIEVPTQPFPRIPLAEAKEIVASRGYVVPREDDDMDPEGERQIAAYVKETYGHDFVFLTDYASSIRPFYHMRHASDPTLTNSYDLIYNGVEISTGAQREHRVEVLIEQAREKGLDPEELGFYLDFFRYGVPPHGGFGMGLSRVLMLMLHQTNLREVVYLFRGPTRLLP; from the coding sequence GTGACCGAACGCACCCTCGTCAAGAACCTTGCCGCATCGCCCGATGGGCCCGTCGCCGTCTCCGGCTGGGTCGATACGGTGCGCGATCAGAAGAAGGTGCAGTTCGTCGTTCTTCGTGACGAGTCCGGCGCCGTTCAGTTGGTGAACCCGCGAACGGATGAGACCGAAGAGGTCGCCGAGATCATCTCGGGCCTCTCACAGGGCTCCTTCATCACGGTCACCGGCGAGCTCAAGCACGACGAGCGCGTGAAGCTCGGCGGCATCGAGGTGAAGCTCGCGACGCTCGTGGTGGAGACCGCAGCCATCCCGGAGACGCCGATCGCGGCCGACTCGGGCATCGACAAGCGCATGGACTGGCGCTTCCTCGACCTGCGCCGCCCTGAGCAGAACCTCGTCTTCCGCGTGCAGACCACGCTCGAGCACGCCTGGCGCACCTACTGGGTCGAGCACGACTTCATCGAGATCCACACTCCGAAGCTCATGGCCTCGGCATCGGAATCGCGCGCCGAACTGTTCGAGGTCGACTACTTCGAGGGCAAGGCCTACCTTGCCCAGAGCCCGCAGTTCTTCAAGCAGATGGCACAGCCTGCCGGCTTCGGCAAGGTGTTCGAGGTCGGGCCCGCGTTCCGCGCCGACCCCTCCTTCACCTCTCGGCACGCCACCGAGTTCACCAGCGTCGACGCGGAGATCTCGTGGATCGACTCGCACGAAGACGTCATGCAGCTGCACGAAGAGCTCATGGTCGCGGGCCTGCGCGCGGTCAAGGAGAAGCACGGCGAGGAGATCAAAGCTCTGTTCGACGTCGACATCGAGGTGCCGACGCAGCCGTTCCCGCGCATCCCGCTCGCTGAGGCGAAGGAGATCGTGGCGTCGCGCGGCTACGTCGTGCCACGCGAAGACGACGACATGGACCCGGAGGGCGAACGCCAGATCGCGGCCTACGTCAAGGAGACGTACGGGCACGACTTCGTGTTCCTCACCGACTATGCGTCGAGCATCCGGCCGTTCTACCACATGCGCCACGCGTCCGATCCGACGTTGACCAACAGCTACGACCTCATCTACAACGGGGTCGAGATCTCCACCGGCGCTCAGCGCGAGCACCGCGTCGAGGTGCTGATCGAGCAGGCGCGCGAGAAGGGCCTCGACCCCGAGGAGCTCGGGTTCTACCTCGACTTCTTCCGCTACGGGGTGCCGCCGCACGGCGGGTTCGGCATGGGCCTGTCGCGCGTGCTCATGCTGATGCTGCACCAAACGAACCTCCGCGAGGTCGTCTACCTGTTCCGCGGGCCGACCCGATTGCTGCCGTAG
- a CDS encoding glutaredoxin family protein: protein MPSVSLTLIGKPGCHLCDDARDAIRGVLDDLAADSSVPSVDVNVTELSILDNPALLDEFAEEIPVVMIDGRVHTIWRVEPARLRTALLEASA, encoded by the coding sequence GTGCCCTCCGTCTCACTCACGCTCATCGGCAAACCGGGGTGTCACCTCTGCGACGACGCTCGCGACGCGATCCGAGGGGTGCTCGACGACCTGGCTGCCGATTCCTCGGTTCCGTCAGTCGACGTGAACGTGACCGAACTGTCGATCCTCGACAATCCCGCCCTCCTGGACGAGTTCGCTGAGGAGATCCCGGTGGTCATGATCGACGGCCGGGTGCACACGATCTGGCGGGTCGAACCGGCCCGTCTCCGCACCGCTCTCCTGGAGGCATCCGCATGA
- a CDS encoding TrkH family potassium uptake protein: MSIRSTVTARSPLHRSRTWIGRVRDAMREFSEHSPSRFAILIFASLVLIFTVLFSLPISSASGKATGLADSLFTAVSVICVTGLSTVDMATYWSVFGHVLVYIGVQIGALGVLTLASILGLVISRRLGLRARLIAASDTNPLRMHHGPVAEGQAVRLGEIGSLLATVAISALVIELALAVLLLPRMLIDGIPIGEAVWFSLYYSAMAFTNTGFSPNAEGLTPFANDYFFLTILMIGVFLGSIGFPVIYTLSRSMKGWKLRRRQKKLNRPPRWSVHVKLTLVTSALLIVFGAALYIILEFDNPKTFGSLGAGDTVFQSFFLSVMTRSGGFSTISIPDLNGSSLLVTDMLMFIGGGSASTAGGIKVTTLAVLFLAAFAEARGNQEMEAFSRRIPSDVLRLGVSVVLWGATTVAVSSILILQISKAPLDFVLFDVISAFATSGLTTGLTASLPDAGVYIMAATMFMGRVGTVTLAAALAASQRQQLYKRPEERPIVG; the protein is encoded by the coding sequence ATGAGCATCCGCAGCACGGTGACCGCCCGCAGCCCGCTGCACCGGAGCCGCACCTGGATCGGCCGCGTGCGCGATGCGATGCGCGAATTCTCCGAGCATTCGCCCTCGCGATTCGCGATCCTCATCTTCGCGTCGCTCGTTCTGATCTTCACCGTGCTTTTCTCGTTGCCGATCTCAAGCGCCTCGGGCAAGGCGACGGGCCTGGCCGATTCGCTGTTCACCGCGGTCTCGGTCATCTGCGTCACCGGTCTCTCCACGGTCGACATGGCCACCTACTGGTCGGTGTTCGGCCACGTGCTCGTTTACATCGGAGTGCAGATCGGTGCGCTCGGCGTGCTGACTCTCGCGAGCATCCTGGGGCTCGTCATCTCCCGTCGACTCGGCTTGCGTGCGCGCCTGATCGCCGCGAGCGACACCAACCCGCTCCGGATGCATCATGGTCCGGTGGCCGAGGGACAGGCAGTGCGCCTCGGCGAAATCGGCTCGCTGCTCGCCACGGTCGCGATCAGCGCCTTGGTGATCGAGCTCGCCCTCGCCGTGCTCCTGCTGCCCCGGATGCTGATCGACGGCATCCCGATCGGCGAAGCGGTCTGGTTCAGCCTCTACTACTCCGCGATGGCATTCACGAACACGGGATTCTCGCCGAACGCCGAAGGTCTCACACCGTTCGCGAACGACTACTTCTTTCTCACCATCCTGATGATCGGCGTTTTTCTCGGCAGCATCGGGTTCCCGGTCATCTACACGCTCTCCCGGAGCATGAAGGGCTGGAAGCTCCGGCGCAGGCAGAAGAAGCTGAACCGACCCCCGCGCTGGTCGGTGCACGTGAAGCTCACGTTGGTCACGAGTGCGTTGCTCATCGTGTTCGGGGCGGCGCTCTACATCATCCTCGAGTTCGACAATCCGAAGACCTTCGGGTCGCTCGGCGCGGGCGACACGGTGTTCCAGAGCTTCTTCCTCTCGGTGATGACACGGTCGGGCGGATTCTCGACCATCAGCATCCCCGATCTCAACGGATCGAGCCTGCTCGTCACCGACATGTTGATGTTCATCGGCGGTGGTTCGGCCTCGACGGCCGGCGGCATAAAAGTCACGACCCTGGCCGTGCTGTTCCTCGCGGCCTTCGCGGAAGCCCGCGGAAACCAGGAGATGGAGGCGTTCAGCCGGCGCATCCCGAGCGACGTGCTGCGATTGGGCGTCTCGGTCGTGCTCTGGGGGGCGACGACGGTTGCGGTGTCGAGCATCCTCATCCTGCAGATCTCGAAGGCACCGCTCGACTTCGTGCTCTTCGACGTGATCTCCGCGTTCGCGACCTCCGGTCTCACCACCGGTCTGACTGCATCCCTGCCCGATGCCGGGGTGTACATCATGGCGGCGACCATGTTCATGGGGCGCGTTGGTACAGTGACTCTCGCCGCCGCCCTGGCCGCGAGCCAGCGGCAGCAGCTCTACAAGCGCCCAGAAGAGAGGCCCATCGTTGGTTGA
- a CDS encoding potassium channel family protein — protein sequence MVDRIKHDAPVLVIGLGRFGAATAGELDRLGREVLAIDEDERLVQKWSERVTHTVQADAKNVEALRQIGAGEFQIAVVAVGSSIEASVLITANLVDLRVPQIWAKAISRSHGKILERIGANHVIYPEAEAGERVAHLVSGRMLDFIEFDDDFALVKMYPPKPIRGLNLTESGVRTKYHVTVVGVKSPGKPFTYATESTVVSNHDLIIVSGKSSDIETFAALGN from the coding sequence TTGGTTGACCGGATCAAACACGACGCCCCGGTTCTCGTGATCGGCCTGGGTCGCTTCGGCGCGGCCACCGCCGGCGAGCTCGACCGCTTGGGCCGCGAAGTGCTCGCGATCGACGAAGACGAGCGGCTCGTGCAGAAGTGGTCGGAGCGAGTGACGCACACCGTTCAGGCCGACGCGAAGAACGTCGAGGCGCTGCGGCAGATCGGGGCGGGGGAGTTCCAGATCGCCGTCGTCGCCGTGGGGTCCTCGATCGAGGCGTCCGTTCTCATCACGGCCAACCTGGTCGATCTGCGCGTGCCGCAGATCTGGGCGAAGGCGATCTCGCGGTCGCACGGCAAGATCCTCGAGCGGATCGGCGCGAACCACGTCATCTACCCCGAGGCCGAGGCCGGCGAGCGGGTGGCGCACCTGGTATCGGGGCGCATGCTCGACTTCATCGAGTTCGACGACGACTTCGCGCTGGTGAAGATGTATCCGCCGAAGCCGATCCGGGGGCTCAACCTCACCGAGTCGGGCGTGCGCACGAAGTATCACGTGACAGTGGTGGGGGTGAAGAGCCCGGGCAAGCCGTTCACCTACGCGACCGAGTCGACGGTGGTGTCGAACCATGACCTCATCATCGTGTCGGGCAAGTCGTCCGACATCGAGACCTTCGCGGCACTGGGGAATTAG
- a CDS encoding helix-turn-helix domain-containing protein: MAADLDDVKFLTVAEVAEMMRVSKMTVYRLVHSGELPAIRFGRSFRVPESAVASAVENHVADHVADSA, encoded by the coding sequence ATGGCTGCGGACCTGGATGACGTGAAGTTCCTCACGGTCGCCGAGGTGGCCGAGATGATGCGGGTTTCGAAGATGACCGTGTATCGGCTCGTTCACTCCGGTGAGCTTCCGGCGATCCGTTTCGGCCGTTCCTTCCGAGTTCCGGAGTCGGCGGTGGCATCGGCCGTGGAGAACCACGTGGCAGACCACGTCGCCGATTCGGCCTGA
- a CDS encoding histidine phosphatase family protein produces MPASQIHLVRHGEVFNPDEVLYGRLPNFGLSDLGHRMAKAAADDLVARKRPISALYTSPLQRARESGQPIARALELTPGVEERIIEPTNAFEGRRMRGPGGALRDPRMWRFLWNPWRPAWGEAFTSISARMLAAMTDAHASVDDGDVVMVSHQLPIWMAHRTIVGERLPHDPRKRRCALSSITTFERRGDRFVEVGYVDPAAALAASATDVGAV; encoded by the coding sequence GTGCCCGCCAGCCAGATCCACCTCGTCCGCCACGGCGAAGTCTTCAACCCCGACGAAGTGCTCTACGGGCGTCTGCCGAATTTCGGCCTCTCCGATCTCGGGCACCGCATGGCGAAGGCCGCGGCCGACGACCTTGTGGCCCGCAAGCGTCCGATCAGCGCGCTCTACACCTCTCCGCTCCAGCGTGCCCGCGAGTCGGGTCAGCCCATCGCTCGGGCACTCGAACTGACGCCGGGCGTCGAAGAGCGCATCATCGAGCCCACCAACGCCTTCGAGGGTCGACGGATGCGCGGCCCCGGCGGGGCACTTCGCGATCCTCGCATGTGGCGCTTCCTCTGGAACCCCTGGCGCCCCGCCTGGGGCGAGGCCTTCACCTCCATCTCGGCACGGATGCTCGCTGCCATGACGGATGCGCACGCCTCCGTCGACGACGGAGACGTCGTGATGGTCAGCCATCAGCTGCCGATCTGGATGGCGCACCGCACCATCGTGGGCGAGAGACTGCCGCACGACCCGCGAAAGCGCCGGTGCGCGCTGTCGAGCATCACCACCTTCGAGCGCCGGGGCGACCGCTTCGTCGAGGTCGGCTACGTCGACCCCGCAGCGGCCCTCGCCGCCTCCGCCACCGACGTGGGGGCAGTGTGA
- the proC gene encoding pyrroline-5-carboxylate reductase, which translates to MTLADSTQLPSIALLGAGSMGRAVLSGLLAPTVEVIGGIRVTNRSAARAAELADTPGVTAFATDDDPDANRRAVAGAAVVIVAVKPAMVPDLLDEIAASLEPGAIVVSVAAGVTVATFEAHLPSTVSVLRSMPNTPAVVGRAVTGLSAGTRSSEADLALVRSLFETVGTVVEVPESQLDALSTISGSGPAYVFLLIEALTAAAVEKGFTTEQAAELVNGTFAGASELLVASGKTPTELRIQVTSPKGTTERALAVLQQADLPALFTKATDAALARAKELAAG; encoded by the coding sequence ATGACGCTCGCCGACTCCACTCAGCTCCCCTCCATCGCGCTGCTCGGCGCCGGCTCCATGGGCCGAGCCGTGCTGAGCGGACTGCTTGCCCCGACGGTCGAGGTGATCGGGGGCATCCGGGTGACCAACCGCTCGGCCGCGCGCGCCGCCGAGCTGGCCGACACCCCCGGCGTGACCGCGTTCGCCACCGACGACGACCCGGATGCGAACCGGCGCGCAGTCGCCGGCGCCGCCGTCGTGATCGTGGCCGTGAAGCCGGCGATGGTGCCCGATCTGCTCGACGAGATCGCCGCGTCTCTCGAGCCGGGCGCGATCGTGGTGAGCGTCGCCGCGGGCGTGACCGTGGCCACGTTCGAGGCGCACCTGCCGTCGACCGTGTCGGTGCTGCGGTCGATGCCCAACACGCCGGCCGTGGTCGGCCGCGCCGTCACGGGCCTATCGGCCGGCACTCGATCGAGCGAGGCCGACCTCGCCCTCGTGCGCTCGCTGTTCGAGACGGTGGGCACGGTGGTCGAGGTTCCGGAATCACAGCTCGATGCTCTCAGCACCATCTCCGGTTCGGGGCCCGCCTACGTGTTTCTGTTGATAGAAGCGTTGACGGCCGCTGCTGTGGAGAAGGGGTTCACAACCGAGCAGGCGGCCGAACTGGTCAACGGAACCTTCGCCGGCGCATCCGAACTCCTCGTCGCATCCGGAAAGACCCCGACCGAGCTCCGCATCCAGGTGACGAGCCCGAAGGGCACGACCGAACGCGCGCTCGCCGTGCTGCAGCAAGCCGACCTCCCCGCCCTCTTCACGAAGGCGACGGATGCGGCCCTGGCGCGCGCGAAGGAGCTGGCCGCCGGCTAA
- a CDS encoding cytochrome c biogenesis CcdA family protein — translation MGNPFAEVVLSGQLLLAIPIALLAGLVSFASPCVLPLVPGYLAYVGGISEAGAGAGDRKAGRRRMLLGIALFILGFSVIFLAYSAAFGALGTWLIVWQDLVTRIMGVVVIALGLVFIGQFSFLQRTFKPSWRPATGLAGAPILGVVFGLGWTPCIGPTLGAIQALSLTSGSAWSGVLLGLFYCIGLGLPFLLVALGLNWVTSSVKFLKRHIRTINIVGGVVLVAIGILMVSGLWTIWIYEMQAVINGFVSPI, via the coding sequence GTGGGCAACCCCTTCGCCGAGGTCGTGCTGAGCGGTCAGCTGCTCCTCGCCATCCCGATCGCGCTGCTCGCCGGCCTCGTCTCGTTCGCGTCGCCCTGCGTGCTCCCGCTCGTGCCGGGCTATCTCGCCTATGTCGGAGGCATCTCCGAGGCGGGCGCCGGGGCCGGAGACCGCAAGGCGGGGCGGCGACGGATGCTCCTCGGCATCGCCTTGTTCATCCTCGGCTTCTCGGTGATCTTCCTCGCCTATTCGGCCGCATTCGGGGCACTCGGCACCTGGCTGATCGTCTGGCAAGACCTCGTCACCCGCATCATGGGCGTGGTCGTCATCGCGCTCGGTCTGGTGTTCATCGGCCAGTTCAGCTTCTTGCAGCGCACCTTCAAGCCGAGCTGGCGACCGGCGACGGGATTGGCCGGCGCGCCGATCCTGGGCGTGGTCTTCGGCCTCGGCTGGACCCCGTGCATCGGCCCGACCCTCGGCGCCATCCAAGCGCTCAGCCTCACGAGCGGATCGGCCTGGAGCGGTGTGCTGCTCGGCCTCTTCTACTGCATCGGGCTCGGCCTGCCCTTCCTCCTCGTGGCGCTCGGCCTGAACTGGGTCACCAGTTCGGTGAAGTTCCTGAAGCGCCACATCCGCACCATCAACATCGTGGGCGGCGTCGTTCTGGTGGCCATCGGCATCCTCATGGTCTCCGGCCTCTGGACCATCTGGATCTACGAGATGCAGGCGGTGATCAACGGCTTTGTCTCGCCCATCTGA
- a CDS encoding 30S ribosomal protein bS22, producing MGSVIKKRRKRMAKKKHRKLLRKTRHQRRNKK from the coding sequence GTGGGTTCTGTAATCAAGAAGCGTCGCAAGCGCATGGCGAAGAAGAAGCATCGCAAGCTGCTTCGCAAGACTCGCCACCAGCGTCGCAACAAGAAGTAG
- a CDS encoding Dabb family protein: MIRHVVAWKLEATDPAEKAADAAEIARLLSGLVGVVPSIAALDVGPNMAYFEANWDVLLVADFASLADLDAYQTHPAHLEVVPQVKARVAQRASVDIEL, encoded by the coding sequence ATGATCCGTCACGTCGTCGCGTGGAAGCTCGAGGCAACCGACCCCGCTGAGAAGGCTGCCGATGCAGCCGAGATCGCCCGTCTGCTCTCGGGCCTCGTCGGCGTCGTGCCGTCGATCGCGGCTCTCGACGTCGGCCCCAACATGGCCTACTTCGAGGCGAACTGGGATGTCCTGCTGGTCGCCGACTTCGCGTCGCTCGCCGACCTCGACGCCTACCAGACGCATCCGGCGCACCTCGAGGTGGTGCCGCAGGTGAAGGCGCGCGTCGCGCAGCGCGCGTCGGTCGACATCGAGCTCTGA
- a CDS encoding TlpA disulfide reductase family protein — protein MTRTSTRFRIAAAAALAAVALLLAGCSNDPLAQQYLEGSNKNYISGDGSITEVPLADRGAAVQFSGTDENGDPVSASDYTGQVVVLNFWYAGCAPCRAEAPALEKLNGEFEGQGVSFLGVNVRDQPPTAVAFAEKYGVSYPSVVDTDGAMQLAFAGTVAPNAVPTTLVLDPQGRVAARILGQLTDASILETLIKSNLPGGDSGESGDPTPTPAAAGSGGTAAAPAGPDGSS, from the coding sequence GTGACCCGCACCTCGACCAGGTTCCGCATCGCTGCCGCCGCGGCACTCGCTGCCGTCGCCCTGTTGCTCGCGGGCTGCTCGAACGACCCGCTCGCCCAGCAGTATCTCGAGGGCAGCAACAAGAACTACATCTCCGGTGACGGGTCGATCACCGAGGTTCCGCTGGCCGATCGCGGAGCCGCCGTGCAGTTCTCCGGCACCGACGAGAACGGCGACCCGGTCTCCGCGAGCGACTACACCGGCCAGGTCGTCGTGCTCAATTTCTGGTACGCCGGATGCGCGCCCTGCCGCGCCGAGGCCCCCGCACTCGAGAAGCTGAACGGCGAATTCGAGGGGCAGGGCGTGTCGTTCCTCGGCGTGAACGTGCGCGACCAGCCGCCCACCGCGGTCGCGTTCGCCGAGAAGTACGGCGTCTCCTACCCTTCGGTGGTCGACACCGACGGCGCGATGCAGCTCGCCTTCGCCGGCACGGTGGCGCCGAACGCGGTGCCGACCACGCTGGTGCTCGATCCGCAGGGCCGGGTCGCCGCGCGCATCCTGGGCCAGCTGACCGACGCGTCGATCCTCGAGACGCTCATCAAGTCGAACCTGCCGGGGGGCGACAGCGGAGAGTCAGGCGACCCGACGCCGACACCTGCCGCGGCCGGTTCCGGTGGCACGGCGGCGGCCCCAGCCGGCCCCGACGGATCGAGCTGA